Proteins encoded in a region of the Phormidium ambiguum IAM M-71 genome:
- a CDS encoding GNAT family N-acetyltransferase, giving the protein MSGSSPLKIRAAKPEDLSYLAEILADSFHTRGGIAGWFYPLFRLGIYEDLRHRLQFSSSRYVCLVGIYKELDLGEHQDRLWIEQQVKEMDCVVGTVEMSLRSHHPWQFYSSSSYPYLSNVAVQSSYRRRGIARQLLLACEQIALNWGYQDLYLHVLENNHKARGLYSQLGYRLHQVDSNWACFLLGKPRQLLLHKRLTGR; this is encoded by the coding sequence TTGTCTGGTTCTTCTCCTTTAAAAATCCGTGCCGCTAAACCCGAAGATTTAAGTTATTTGGCGGAAATCTTGGCTGATAGCTTCCACACTCGCGGGGGTATTGCTGGTTGGTTTTATCCCCTGTTTCGTTTGGGGATATATGAAGATTTACGTCATCGCTTGCAATTTAGTTCGTCGCGTTATGTTTGTTTGGTAGGAATATATAAAGAATTGGATCTTGGTGAACATCAAGATCGACTTTGGATTGAGCAACAGGTAAAAGAGATGGATTGCGTGGTGGGAACGGTAGAAATGTCGTTGCGATCGCATCATCCCTGGCAATTTTATAGCTCCTCTAGCTACCCTTATTTGTCTAATGTGGCAGTGCAATCTTCCTATCGTCGTCGGGGGATAGCACGGCAATTATTGCTGGCTTGCGAACAAATTGCTTTAAATTGGGGTTATCAAGACCTGTATTTGCACGTACTAGAAAATAACCATAAGGCAAGAGGACTGTACTCTCAGTTAGGCTATCGATTACACCAAGTAGATTCTAATTGGGCTTGTTTTTTGCTCGGAAAACCTCGGCAACTACTGCTACACAAGCGTTTGACTGGAAGATAG